Proteins from one Ranitomeya variabilis isolate aRanVar5 chromosome 1, aRanVar5.hap1, whole genome shotgun sequence genomic window:
- the LOC143793976 gene encoding leukotriene B4 receptor 1-like: protein MSTLKDLYMMAENHTVTEQMTTVNVSIITATASTNSSSAPSKSSPSLGIAILSFAFILGFPGNAFVIWTILTRMKKRTVTCILILHLAMADIIVLLTAPFFLHLLSSGSWIFGNLMCKLCHYIGCLSMYASIFLITFMSMDRFLAVAKPYMSQKIRTKLAARIIVLAVWVVASLLAIPIAINRTVSRGDVITCITVEAVDGNSQHIVFQYTFETIMGFVIPFTIIVFCYVFIGLRLRTVKFQTKHKTSRLVIMIIATFAFFWIPYHVVNIVQVVGELSSSRKLKEATDFLRPNATALVFLSSSINPILYAFAGGNFIRTAGVGFMAKLFEATGSEAGSLRKVSQVFQQRSRNHSLEQGKLNKPIEE, encoded by the exons ATGTCGACTCTTAAAGATTTGTACATGATGGCTGAAAAT CACACTGTGACAGAACAGATGACCACTGTCAATGTTTCCATTATTACCGCTACTGCCTCTACAAATTCCAGTTCAGCACCATCTAAGTCATCCCCCAGTCTTGGCATTGCAATTCTTTCATTTGCCTTCATCCTTGGATTCCCAGGAAATGCCTTTGTCATTTGGACAATATTGACAAGAATGAAGAAACGCACAGTGACTTGCATCCTTATTTTACATCTGGCCATGGCAGACATCATTGTCCTTCTTACAGCACCGTTTTTCCTCCATCTACTTTCCTCTGGAAGCTGGATTTTTGGGAACTTAATGTGTAAATTGTGTCATTACATTGGCTGTTTAAGTATGTATGCCAGTATATTCTTAATTACCTTCATGAGCATGGACCGTTTTCTAGCTGTTGCTAAACCCTACATGTCTCAGAAAATCAGGACAAAGCTGGCAGCCAGGATTATAGTTCTTGCAGTATGGGTAGTAGCATCGTTGCTTGCAATTCCCATAGCAATTAATCGCACAGTAAGTAGAGGTGATGTAATAACATGTATTACCGTCGAAGCAGTAGACGGGAATTCCCAGCACATCGTCTTCCAGTACACTTTTGAAACCATAATGGGATTTGTTATACCTTTCACCATCATAGTGTTTTGCTATGTCTTCATTGGGCTAAGGTTGAGGACTGTAAAGTTTCAGACCAAACATAAGACAAGCCGTCTGGTCATCATGATCATAGCAACTTTTGCTTTCTTCTGGATTCCATACCATGTGGTGAATATAGTTCAAGTTGTAGGAGAACTATCTTCTTCGAGAAAACTCAAAGAGGCGACCGACTTCCTCAGGCCTAATGCCACAGCCCTTGTATTCCTCAGTAGCAGCATTAACCCTATTCTATATGCGTTTGCTGGTGGCAACTTCATTAGGACTGCTGGCGTGGGATTCATGGCCAAACTATTTGAAGCAACTGGTTCTGAGGCAGGAAGTTTACGAAAAGTTTCACAAGTTTTCCAGCAGAGAAGCCGAAACCATTCATTGGAGCAGGGGAAGTTAAATAAACCGATAGAGGAATGA